The proteins below are encoded in one region of Pseudonocardia sp. DSM 110487:
- a CDS encoding phosphonatase-like hydrolase — protein sequence MIELAVLDIAGTTVDEGGAVYRVLGAVAGAHGAEHPDVRPWMGADKREALAALLGVARDDPRAAAAHTAFVSELVAAYTADPPKPLPGVPEALAALRATGMRVALTTGFDRQVTEPLLAAVGWDVPGTLDAVVCADEVASGRPAPDMIREAMARLGVTDPAHVLVAGDTVLDVRAGLAAGAGLVVAVLTGAQEAPELRAAGPTRVLSGVAEVPALLDAAAHR from the coding sequence ATGATCGAGCTCGCCGTCCTGGACATCGCGGGCACCACGGTCGACGAGGGGGGAGCGGTGTACCGGGTGCTCGGCGCCGTCGCCGGGGCGCACGGCGCCGAGCACCCGGACGTGCGCCCGTGGATGGGCGCGGACAAGCGGGAGGCGCTCGCCGCGCTGCTGGGTGTCGCGCGTGACGATCCACGGGCCGCCGCCGCGCACACCGCGTTCGTCAGCGAGCTCGTCGCCGCGTACACCGCCGACCCGCCGAAGCCGCTGCCCGGGGTGCCCGAGGCGCTCGCCGCGCTGCGGGCCACCGGCATGCGGGTGGCGCTGACCACCGGGTTCGACCGACAGGTGACGGAACCGCTGCTCGCCGCGGTCGGCTGGGACGTACCCGGCACGCTGGACGCCGTCGTCTGCGCCGACGAGGTCGCCTCCGGCAGGCCCGCCCCGGACATGATCCGGGAGGCCATGGCGCGGCTCGGCGTCACCGACCCGGCGCACGTCCTGGTGGCCGGGGACACGGTGCTCGACGTCCGGGCAGGCCTTGCCGCGGGCGCCGGGCTGGTCGTCGCAGTGCTGACCGGGGCTCAGGAGGCCCCGGAGCTGCGCGCAGCGGGCCCCACGCGGGTGCTGAGCGGGGTGGCGGAGGTGCCGGCCCTGCTGGATGCGGCCGCACACCGATAG
- the phnE gene encoding phosphonate ABC transporter, permease protein PhnE produces MTTTAPVRRIPVPPRPVRRGALVVGGSVALLLVAAHVVAWRATEVSLGALVDGWRGMLSFVAEAVPPDLSAGVLGQSLAGAATTLWIGLLGTTLSVPAGLVLALAAARGTAPGPWVYQAARSLLSFLRAVPDVVFALVFVTAVGLGPFPGVLALVCHNTGVMGKLWAEAIEDADPGPAQALRSAGAGRVQVAAHALLPTVTPQLVGLLLYRFDVNVRSSLVLGLVGAGGIGFLINQSIKLFRFDQMLTHILVVLVLIVAVDQLSAAVRRRLAQ; encoded by the coding sequence ATGACCACGACCGCCCCGGTTCGCCGGATTCCGGTGCCGCCCCGTCCCGTCCGCCGGGGCGCGCTGGTGGTGGGAGGCAGCGTCGCGTTGCTGTTGGTCGCGGCGCACGTCGTTGCGTGGCGGGCCACCGAGGTGTCGCTCGGCGCGTTGGTCGACGGCTGGCGCGGCATGCTCTCGTTCGTCGCCGAGGCCGTGCCGCCGGACCTGTCGGCAGGGGTGCTCGGCCAGAGCCTCGCCGGGGCCGCCACGACCTTGTGGATCGGCCTGCTCGGCACCACGCTGTCGGTGCCGGCCGGGCTGGTGCTCGCGCTGGCCGCGGCCCGTGGCACCGCACCCGGCCCGTGGGTCTACCAGGCGGCACGGTCGCTGCTGTCGTTCCTGCGCGCCGTGCCGGACGTCGTGTTCGCGTTGGTGTTCGTCACCGCGGTCGGGCTGGGCCCGTTCCCGGGCGTGCTCGCGCTCGTCTGCCACAACACGGGCGTGATGGGCAAGCTGTGGGCCGAGGCGATCGAGGACGCCGACCCCGGCCCCGCACAGGCGCTGCGCTCGGCGGGCGCCGGCCGGGTGCAGGTGGCCGCGCACGCGCTGTTGCCGACCGTCACGCCGCAGCTGGTCGGCCTTCTGCTCTACCGCTTCGACGTGAACGTCCGCTCGTCGCTCGTGCTCGGCCTGGTCGGGGCGGGCGGGATCGGGTTCCTGATCAACCAGTCGATCAAGCTATTCCGCTTCGACCAGATGCTCACCCACATCCTCGTGGTGCTGGTGCTGATCGTCGCGGTCGACCAGCTGTCCGCCGCCGTGCGGCGCAGGCTCGCCCAGTGA